A genomic window from Emys orbicularis isolate rEmyOrb1 chromosome 8, rEmyOrb1.hap1, whole genome shotgun sequence includes:
- the FNDC9 gene encoding fibronectin type III domain-containing protein 9: MNIEVRNVSDTRATISWSTNNPCPENYYHVMYRPNWNSVFAGYLRQNFHREERVPHSLSSLVLHRLTPSTVYILCVTCKNSYPSSNHCTTFHTLDQHPLALRGLKQESATSMWMVSSLLLLCFTAFLVYGCLQFWSSRCHTVSRLGQYSANPEREEGEQTSSPEGTLSTRMKEELLEVPMTAVLMRSSSFTTESPYRSPHCFFPTQSSDDKRAILPQHGFK, encoded by the coding sequence ATGAACATTGAAGTCCGCAACGTCTCTGACACAAGAGCCACCATCTCCTGGTCCACAAACAACCCCTGCCCCGAGAATTATTACCACGTCATGTACCGTCCCAACTGGAACAGCGTCTTCGCAGGCTACTTGCGCCAGAACTTCCACCGCGAGGAGAGGGTCCCCCACTCCCTTAGCTCCCTGGTCCTCCACAGACTCACTCCCTCCACCGTCTACATCCTGTGCGTCACATGTAAAAACTCCTACCCCTCCAGCAACCATTGCACAACGTTTCACACCCTCGACCAGCACCCGCTGGCCTTGCGCGGCTTGAAGCAGGAATCTGCCACCTCCATGTGGATGGTGAGTAGCCTACTGCTTCTCTGCTTTACAGCCTTCTTGGTCTATGGCTGCTTGCAGTTCTGGTCCTCCAGGTGCCACACAGTGTCAAGGCTGGGGCAGTACAGTGCCAACCCAGAGAGGGAAGAGGGTGAACAGACAAGCTCACCTGAGGGGACTCTGAGCACCAGAATGAAGGAGGAGCTGTTGGAGGTCCCCATGACCGCTGTCCTAATGAGGAGTTCCAGTTTCACGACAGAGAGCCCGTATAGGTCCCCCCACTGCTTCTTTCCAACCCAAAGCAGTGATGACAAAAGGGCCATCTTACCGCAGCACGGGTTCAAATGA